A region of Myxococcales bacterium DNA encodes the following proteins:
- a CDS encoding SDR family oxidoreductase, whose translation MGARAPDLQGHAPGAEVVTAVLVTGAAGYVGRKLLRELARDAAVSPLVATDVREVPDADREPGVVYETLDVRSADLDALLSRHRIDTVVHLATIVSPGKDLPRAVQYDVDVRGTENVLDACVRAGVARLVVTSSGAAYGYHADSSPLLGEDAPLRGNEEFAYSHHKRLVEERLTRARAEHPSLEQLVFRPGTILGEGAKNQITDIFTKPAIVGLRDSETPFVFVADTDVVRAIAQGVREGWTGTYNLAGEGVMTLREIAARLGKPFVGIPEGALRAGIGLLRKVGATQYGPEQTAFLAHRPVLSSEKLRRERGFSLVASRDVFETWARSIAGRETSGKRGRFDGAVVVVTGGAAGIGLATARRFASEGADVALLDRDGEAAQAAARVLVADGRRALAVACDVCDEGSCREAMAEVTRAFGGVDVLVNNAGVSHRSLFAETASSVIRRVMDVNFFGAVHCTQAALPSLLERRGAVVAVSSVAGFTPLVGRTGYAASKHALHGFFDSLRSEVEHRGVHVTLVCPSFTDTAIDRHAVAGDGQPATLAKATAGGLATPEEIAAAIVDGVHSKARRVLPTPLSRSAWWLSRLAPQTYTRAMLSKQGAEFGIGHGARLAP comes from the coding sequence GTGGGCGCCCGAGCTCCGGACCTTCAAGGACATGCACCAGGAGCCGAAGTCGTGACCGCGGTCCTCGTCACCGGCGCGGCGGGCTACGTGGGGCGAAAGCTCCTCCGCGAGCTCGCCCGCGACGCGGCGGTCTCCCCCCTCGTGGCCACCGACGTCCGCGAGGTGCCCGACGCCGATCGCGAGCCCGGCGTCGTGTACGAGACGCTCGACGTTCGCTCGGCGGACCTCGACGCGCTCCTCTCACGTCATCGCATCGACACGGTGGTGCACCTCGCCACCATCGTCTCGCCCGGCAAGGACCTCCCTCGCGCGGTCCAGTACGACGTCGACGTGCGAGGCACCGAGAACGTGCTCGACGCCTGCGTGCGCGCGGGGGTGGCCAGGCTGGTCGTGACCTCGAGCGGCGCGGCGTACGGCTATCACGCCGACTCCTCGCCGCTGCTCGGCGAAGACGCCCCGCTCCGCGGAAACGAGGAGTTCGCCTACTCGCACCACAAGCGCCTCGTCGAGGAGCGCCTCACCCGTGCGCGCGCGGAGCATCCGTCGCTCGAGCAGCTCGTCTTCCGCCCGGGAACGATCCTCGGCGAGGGCGCCAAGAACCAGATCACCGACATCTTCACCAAGCCGGCGATCGTGGGCCTGCGCGACTCCGAGACGCCGTTCGTATTCGTCGCCGACACCGATGTGGTGCGTGCCATCGCCCAGGGCGTGCGCGAAGGCTGGACCGGGACCTACAACCTCGCGGGCGAAGGCGTGATGACGCTACGCGAGATCGCCGCGCGCCTCGGCAAGCCCTTCGTGGGCATTCCCGAGGGCGCGCTCCGTGCGGGGATCGGGCTGCTTCGGAAGGTCGGAGCGACGCAATACGGCCCCGAGCAGACGGCGTTCCTCGCCCATCGACCCGTGCTGTCCTCGGAGAAGCTCCGGCGAGAGCGAGGCTTCTCGCTGGTCGCGAGCCGCGACGTGTTCGAGACCTGGGCGCGCTCGATCGCGGGGCGCGAGACGTCCGGCAAGCGCGGGCGCTTCGACGGCGCAGTGGTCGTGGTGACCGGCGGCGCCGCCGGGATCGGCCTCGCGACCGCGAGGCGCTTCGCGAGCGAGGGAGCCGACGTCGCGCTCCTCGATCGCGACGGAGAGGCCGCCCAAGCCGCTGCGCGCGTGCTCGTCGCCGACGGGCGTCGCGCCCTCGCGGTCGCCTGCGACGTGTGCGACGAGGGCTCGTGCCGTGAGGCGATGGCCGAGGTCACGCGCGCGTTCGGCGGCGTCGACGTCCTCGTGAACAACGCCGGGGTGTCCCACCGCAGCCTCTTCGCCGAGACCGCGTCTTCGGTGATCCGCCGCGTGATGGACGTGAACTTCTTCGGCGCCGTGCACTGCACGCAGGCCGCGCTGCCGAGCCTGCTAGAGCGCCGCGGCGCGGTGGTCGCCGTCTCCAGCGTCGCGGGTTTCACGCCGCTCGTGGGGCGCACCGGCTACGCGGCGAGCAAGCACGCGCTGCACGGCTTCTTCGACTCGCTGCGGAGCGAGGTCGAGCATCGCGGAGTTCACGTGACGCTGGTGTGCCCCTCGTTCACCGACACGGCGATCGATCGCCACGCGGTCGCGGGCGACGGGCAGCCTGCGACGCTGGCGAAGGCGACCGCAGGTGGGCTCGCGACCCCCGAGGAGATCGCCGCCGCGATCGTCGACGGCGTGCACTCGAAGGCGCGGCGCGTGCTGCCGACGCCCCTCAGCAGGAGCGCTTGGTGGCTCTCGCGCCTCGCGCCACAGACCTACACGCGCGCGATGTTGTCGAAGCAGGGCGCCGAGTTCGGGATCGGCCATGGCGCGAGGCTCGCGCCCTAG
- a CDS encoding thiamine pyrophosphate-binding protein, which translates to MGLAATAAAAVFGQGTTTVKGGELVARMLAAEGVTHVFGIMDGTYLGLCAALRPNGIELVTPRHESSAAHMAGAYAQLTGRLGVCIASNGPGVANILPGVAVENAEGHRVLLITSCRREGIVYPDRGGAYQSFAQVDVTRPMTKWSGVVPSMDRLAELVRRALRECFEGRAGVVHLDVPESIFNGTLELGGDTLRSPSSYRSTTPMEASADQVREVARWLDEAKLPLIHAGSGVLCAGATRELAELAALLEAPVTTSWAARGAIDERDPHAISMIYVGAVNEARTSADRVLVLGSRLGETDWWGKAPYWGKPGEQELAQVDIDAETLGNARALRFAVRSDAKTFLKAVLAELGRRRGAPNLDPRRGHLAKLRSACAARRAELDKNRSDDGTPMHSAHVARVCQETFAEDAIMVADGGNTTIWAQFFHEVRRVNSMVGTPKMGMLGAGVSQTLGAQIAFPGRQVYCVIGDGAMGFHPQEIETAVRNRLPVVYLVLCDKQWGMVKINQSFALKPVKTLVFKTLGPDETINADLGEIQFDLLARAMGAHGERVSDPRGLRGAIQRSLASGKPAVIHVDVDPVKHMWAPELRTFKDMHQEPKS; encoded by the coding sequence ATGGGACTTGCAGCAACGGCGGCGGCGGCGGTTTTCGGGCAGGGCACGACGACGGTGAAGGGCGGCGAGCTCGTCGCGCGAATGCTGGCGGCGGAGGGCGTCACGCACGTCTTCGGCATCATGGACGGCACCTACCTTGGCCTCTGCGCGGCGCTCCGCCCGAACGGCATCGAGCTCGTCACGCCCCGGCACGAGTCGAGCGCCGCCCACATGGCCGGCGCCTACGCGCAGCTCACGGGGCGGCTCGGCGTGTGCATCGCGAGCAACGGCCCCGGCGTGGCGAACATCCTCCCGGGGGTCGCGGTAGAGAACGCCGAGGGCCACCGCGTGCTCCTCATCACGAGCTGCCGGCGCGAGGGCATCGTCTACCCGGATCGCGGCGGCGCCTACCAGTCGTTCGCGCAGGTCGACGTCACGCGCCCCATGACCAAGTGGAGCGGCGTCGTCCCCTCGATGGACCGCCTCGCCGAACTCGTCCGCCGCGCGCTCCGTGAGTGCTTCGAGGGGCGCGCCGGGGTGGTTCACCTCGACGTGCCGGAGAGCATCTTCAACGGGACCCTCGAGCTCGGCGGCGACACGCTGCGCTCTCCGTCTTCCTACCGCTCGACCACCCCGATGGAGGCGTCCGCCGACCAAGTGCGCGAGGTCGCGCGCTGGCTCGACGAGGCGAAGCTCCCGCTCATCCACGCGGGCTCCGGCGTCCTCTGCGCGGGCGCCACGAGGGAGCTCGCCGAGCTCGCCGCGCTCCTCGAGGCGCCGGTGACCACGAGCTGGGCGGCGCGAGGCGCGATCGACGAGCGCGATCCGCACGCGATCTCGATGATCTACGTCGGGGCGGTGAACGAGGCGCGCACGTCCGCCGATCGGGTGCTCGTGCTCGGCTCGCGCCTCGGCGAGACCGACTGGTGGGGAAAGGCTCCCTACTGGGGCAAGCCCGGCGAGCAAGAGCTCGCGCAGGTCGACATCGACGCGGAGACGCTCGGCAACGCTCGCGCGCTGCGCTTCGCCGTGCGGTCCGACGCGAAGACCTTCCTGAAGGCGGTGCTCGCCGAGCTCGGTCGTCGTCGGGGCGCGCCGAATCTCGACCCGCGGCGCGGTCACCTCGCGAAGCTCCGCTCCGCGTGCGCGGCCCGTCGCGCCGAGCTCGACAAGAACCGCTCGGACGACGGCACACCGATGCACTCGGCGCACGTGGCGCGCGTCTGCCAGGAGACCTTCGCCGAGGACGCGATCATGGTCGCCGATGGCGGAAACACGACCATCTGGGCGCAGTTCTTCCACGAAGTGCGCAGGGTGAACTCGATGGTGGGCACGCCGAAGATGGGCATGCTCGGCGCGGGCGTCTCGCAGACCCTCGGGGCGCAGATCGCCTTCCCCGGCCGCCAGGTGTATTGCGTGATCGGCGACGGCGCGATGGGCTTTCACCCCCAGGAGATCGAGACGGCCGTGCGAAACCGTCTGCCCGTCGTCTACCTGGTCCTCTGCGACAAGCAGTGGGGCATGGTGAAGATCAACCAGAGCTTCGCGCTGAAGCCCGTGAAGACCCTGGTCTTCAAGACCCTCGGTCCCGACGAGACCATCAACGCCGATCTGGGAGAGATCCAGTTCGATCTCCTCGCCCGGGCGATGGGCGCACACGGCGAGCGCGTCTCGGATCCTCGCGGGCTCCGCGGAGCCATCCAGCGCTCGCTCGCTTCGGGCAAGCCGGCCGTCATCCACGTGGACGTCGACCCGGTGAAGCACATGTGGGCGCCCGAGCTCCGGACCTTCAAGGACATGCACCAGGAGCCGAAGTCGTGA
- a CDS encoding HEAT repeat domain-containing protein codes for MLDDLHHLRERARVSLSRGNLDDAANALVTAAQQTHVAEHDYVSVLRPLVDVLERRGDVRSALTVEWYLALNDAEAMRRCYQKLPHVPPQDRARTLAASNDMANAAREMENAGLVAAAAIYREKAEDWQGARALWSRLGQVTGSGADAYNAALVQFNLARCAKKCSDARQAREATVAAVRLLEEAADHFESVGLRERAFDCFQVLVQIGRESGMFEDVLEGFVNCIRILREDHLKYFALQYFEDALGAAKEKGELSAAATLAREASEYARALGMSATAAHYILVQADLWRSVARQHLARGAPPEIAENAVLAAVLAFGEVGHFSRVGQLYQELAAMDLEPRRKAHYARASRRYDNVRDEALDAAPLPSHLRQENHFPDVWHVDLLEWEQQGQASEACADVLLNRSWPDLIRRRAMLARLTAFAVEMSNDAGPASQAARARLADQLAQLQLYAVLSPLEKLFARPERAVKVAVLVAMGTLFFKRSFITVRQGLRDSDPGVVEQAARAVEALYFQHAFDPLSRIIREAPQPFVRASAVRALAKVDTLEAAEFLLSILEHGAPADRVAAVEALKRSRGARFIELARSALPASAPDVQAALRDVLRSRGIAA; via the coding sequence ATGCTCGACGATCTCCACCACCTCCGTGAGCGCGCCCGCGTCTCGCTGAGCCGGGGAAACCTCGACGACGCCGCGAACGCGCTCGTGACGGCCGCGCAGCAGACGCACGTGGCCGAGCACGACTACGTGTCGGTCCTCCGCCCGCTCGTCGACGTGCTCGAGCGGCGGGGCGACGTGCGCTCGGCCCTCACGGTCGAGTGGTACTTGGCGCTGAACGACGCCGAGGCCATGCGCCGCTGCTATCAGAAGCTCCCCCACGTGCCGCCACAAGACCGCGCGCGCACCCTCGCCGCCTCGAACGACATGGCGAACGCGGCGCGCGAGATGGAGAACGCGGGCCTCGTGGCCGCGGCGGCCATCTACCGCGAGAAGGCGGAAGATTGGCAGGGGGCGCGCGCCCTGTGGTCCCGGCTCGGGCAGGTGACCGGCAGCGGCGCCGACGCGTACAACGCCGCGCTCGTGCAGTTCAACCTCGCGCGGTGCGCGAAGAAGTGCAGCGACGCGCGGCAGGCGCGGGAGGCCACGGTCGCGGCGGTGCGCCTGCTCGAGGAGGCGGCTGACCACTTCGAGTCCGTGGGCCTGCGCGAGCGCGCGTTCGACTGCTTCCAGGTGCTCGTGCAGATAGGCCGCGAGAGCGGGATGTTCGAGGACGTGCTCGAGGGCTTCGTGAACTGCATCCGCATTTTGCGAGAGGACCACCTCAAGTACTTCGCGCTCCAGTACTTCGAGGACGCCCTCGGCGCCGCCAAAGAGAAGGGCGAGCTGTCGGCGGCGGCGACGCTCGCGCGCGAGGCCTCGGAGTACGCGCGAGCGCTCGGCATGTCGGCGACGGCGGCACACTACATCTTGGTGCAGGCCGATCTGTGGCGGAGCGTGGCCCGACAGCACCTGGCCCGCGGAGCGCCCCCCGAGATCGCCGAGAACGCGGTCCTCGCGGCGGTGCTCGCCTTCGGCGAGGTGGGGCACTTCAGCCGAGTAGGTCAGCTCTATCAAGAGCTCGCGGCCATGGACCTCGAGCCACGCCGCAAGGCCCACTACGCCCGCGCGTCGCGGCGCTACGACAACGTGCGCGACGAGGCCCTCGACGCGGCGCCCCTGCCCTCGCATCTCCGGCAGGAGAACCACTTCCCCGATGTGTGGCACGTCGACCTGCTCGAGTGGGAGCAGCAAGGCCAGGCCTCCGAGGCCTGCGCCGACGTGCTCCTGAACCGGAGCTGGCCCGACCTCATCCGCCGCCGCGCCATGCTCGCGCGCCTCACCGCGTTCGCCGTCGAGATGTCGAACGACGCGGGCCCAGCCTCGCAGGCGGCGCGCGCGCGCCTGGCCGACCAGCTCGCGCAGCTGCAGCTCTACGCGGTGCTCTCACCCCTCGAGAAGCTCTTCGCGCGCCCGGAGCGCGCGGTGAAGGTGGCGGTGCTCGTCGCGATGGGCACGCTGTTCTTCAAGCGGAGCTTCATCACCGTGCGCCAGGGGCTACGCGACAGCGATCCCGGGGTCGTGGAGCAGGCGGCGCGCGCCGTCGAGGCGCTCTATTTCCAGCACGCGTTCGACCCGCTCTCGCGCATCATCCGCGAGGCCCCGCAGCCCTTCGTGCGGGCGAGCGCCGTACGGGCCCTCGCAAAGGTCGACACCCTCGAGGCCGCCGAGTTCCTCCTCTCGATCCTCGAGCACGGCGCGCCCGCCGATCGCGTCGCGGCGGTCGAGGCCTTGAAGCGCTCGCGCGGCGCGCGGTTCATCGAGCTCGCGCGCTCAGCCCTCCCCGCCTCCGCGCCCGACGTGCAGGCCGCCCTCCGCGACGTGCTGCGCTCACGCGGGATCGCGGCCTGA
- the pssA gene encoding CDP-diacylglycerol--serine O-phosphatidyltransferase: MITLSSIFCGFDSIRISASAHSDDDFYKASLLLVYALFFDMLDGRVARLTKTQSAFGLQIDSLADVISFGVAPAMMVYSWSLHQKGTLGLVVSFVFAAAGAVRLARFNVLSMGENGEPTTPPKYIVGLPVPGAAGILISIIVANHAVAGKLAGPEYVWAMIGLTLFLAFLQVSTIRFRSFKDMKLNWRSVGLVFFAVGSSVVVSVKTGPAFVLVWLLSFYIVIGVVETLVTIPARRRAARDAERREARQTPPAP; this comes from the coding sequence ATGATCACCCTGTCGAGCATCTTCTGCGGGTTCGACTCGATCCGCATCAGCGCCTCCGCCCACAGCGACGACGACTTCTACAAGGCGTCGTTGCTGCTCGTGTACGCGCTCTTCTTCGACATGCTCGACGGCCGCGTGGCGCGACTCACGAAGACGCAGAGCGCCTTCGGCCTGCAGATCGACTCGCTCGCCGACGTGATCTCGTTCGGCGTGGCCCCGGCCATGATGGTGTACAGCTGGTCGCTGCACCAGAAAGGCACGCTGGGCCTCGTCGTGTCGTTCGTGTTCGCCGCGGCCGGCGCGGTGCGGCTGGCCCGCTTCAACGTCCTCAGCATGGGCGAGAACGGTGAGCCGACCACCCCGCCGAAGTACATCGTCGGACTCCCGGTGCCGGGCGCGGCGGGCATTCTCATCTCGATCATCGTGGCCAATCACGCGGTGGCCGGGAAGCTCGCGGGGCCCGAGTACGTGTGGGCGATGATCGGCCTCACGCTCTTCCTCGCGTTCCTGCAGGTCTCCACCATTCGCTTCCGCTCCTTCAAGGACATGAAGCTGAACTGGCGGTCGGTGGGCCTCGTGTTCTTCGCCGTCGGCTCGAGCGTCGTCGTCTCGGTGAAGACCGGGCCCGCGTTCGTGCTCGTGTGGCTCTTGTCCTTCTACATCGTGATCGGCGTGGTCGAGACCCTCGTCACGATCCCCGCGCGCAGGCGCGCCGCCCGCGACGCCGAGCGCCGCGAGGCGCGGCAGACCCCGCCCGCGCCCTGA
- a CDS encoding TetR/AcrR family transcriptional regulator — MASRAPTSVAPSKRPSAKRAPSAAKRRARAVAPIAEPSTEARILEAGEALFCAVGYAGVSARDVAERAGVNKALVFYHYGSMRGLFEAVLERYYDAHHRGLADALAGGGDVRERMHRLVDAYLDFMATHARYATLVQAQLANPDTYALVEKSFEPLYRFVEATLLEVAPEQGRAAARQLFVTFSGAVINWCTYAPLLSRVLGGDLLRPPLLEERRAHVRWLVDLVLADLQRSPPSGSLPAVGAVRASGRDPA; from the coding sequence ATGGCCAGCCGCGCTCCCACCTCCGTCGCTCCCTCGAAGCGGCCGTCCGCGAAGCGCGCGCCCTCCGCGGCGAAGCGGCGCGCGCGCGCGGTCGCTCCGATCGCGGAGCCCTCGACCGAGGCGAGGATCCTGGAGGCCGGCGAGGCGCTGTTCTGCGCGGTCGGCTACGCTGGAGTGAGCGCGCGCGACGTCGCGGAGCGCGCGGGCGTGAACAAGGCCCTCGTGTTCTACCACTACGGCAGCATGCGCGGCCTCTTCGAGGCCGTGCTCGAGCGCTACTACGACGCGCATCACCGGGGGCTCGCCGACGCGCTCGCAGGTGGCGGTGACGTCCGCGAGCGGATGCACCGCCTGGTCGACGCGTACCTCGACTTCATGGCGACCCACGCGCGCTACGCGACCCTCGTGCAAGCGCAGCTCGCGAACCCCGACACCTACGCGCTCGTCGAGAAGAGCTTCGAGCCGCTCTACCGGTTCGTGGAGGCGACGCTCCTCGAGGTGGCTCCTGAGCAGGGCCGGGCCGCGGCGCGGCAGCTCTTCGTGACGTTCTCGGGCGCGGTCATCAATTGGTGCACGTACGCGCCGCTCCTCTCGCGTGTGCTTGGCGGCGATCTGCTCCGGCCCCCGCTGCTCGAGGAGCGTCGCGCCCACGTGCGCTGGCTCGTCGACCTCGTGCTCGCGGACCTGCAGCGCTCCCCCCCTTCGGGATCGCTTCCAGCGGTCGGAGCAGTCCGCGCCTCAGGCCGCGATCCCGCGTGA